A genomic window from Triticum urartu cultivar G1812 chromosome 7, Tu2.1, whole genome shotgun sequence includes:
- the LOC125520074 gene encoding plant UBX domain-containing protein 4-like — protein sequence MAAGDATHAPPAAEAQSLVESFCAVTSATPDEAAFFLEGHNWALEAAVRSFYDNTEVDADGPDPAPQPPPPVPAAVDGADSEDEDYVGGGDKDEDDEDYVGGGDEDDDEDAALAAASAAADERRRRPAKRQKRSHQARGGSGGASGRGTVRTLSDLGGGKGRAGSDEGEDSDDDEWAPPPELYTGGERSGMVVRDRSKRKNVADEVFKQAKRKGAKQGPARRQSSSSRSFPGASRLLTGETVQPDAPQPPEEIVHNIYFWSDGFTVDDGPLRSFNDPEHASFLESIMKSECPTELAPADGRSKVNVNLIRKEEKCPESLKRPAPFQGGGRILAAPSENSAPSDITPAAAASSTATTTVPKTITVDDSLPSTSLQIRFVDGSRVVARFNTSHTISDVRAFINTTRPGETSDYTLQVGFPPKPLDDATKTIEEAGVANSVIIQRV from the exons ATGGCCGCCGGAGATGCCACCCACGCGCCCCCGGCCGCGGAGGCGCAGTCTCTGGTGGAGTCGTTCTGCGCCGTCACCTCGGCGACCCCCGACGAGGCGGCCTTCTTCCTCGAGGGCCACAACTGGGCCCTCGAGGCCGCCGTTCGCTCCTTCTACGACAACACGGAGGTCGACGCCGATGGCCCCGATCCGGCACCCCAGCCCCCACCACCGGTTCCAGCCGCTGTCGATGGCGCGGACTCCGAGGACGAGGACTACGTGGGCGGCGGCGACAAGGATGAGGACGACGAGGACTACGTGGGCGGCGGcgacgaggacgacgacgaggatgcCGCCCTCGCCGCTGCGTCTGCGGCGGCAGATGAGCGGAGGAGGAGGCCCGCGAAGAGGCAGAAGAGGAGCCACCAAGCGCGGGGCGGGAGCGGGGGTGCGAGTGGGAGGGGGACTGTGAGGACGCTCTCCGATCTCGGAGGTGGCAAGGGGCGCGCGGGGTCGGACGAAGGCGAGGACTCGGACGACGACGAGTGGGCGCCACCCCCTGAGTTGTACACCGGCGGCGAGAGGAG CGGAATGGTTGTTAGAGATCGATCCAAACGCAAAAATGTTGCGGATGAGGTTTTTAAGCAAGCTAAGAGGAAGGGAGCTAAGCAAGGCCCAGCTCGCCGGCAATCTTCTAGTTCAAGGAGCTTTCCTGGGGCTAGCAGACTTCTAACAGGTGAAACTGTACAGCCTGACGCACCACAGCCACCAGAGGAAATTGTTCACAACATCTACTTCTGGAGCGATGGGTTCACAGTAGACGACGGTCCACTCAGAAGTTTCAACGACCCAGAGCATGCATCCTTTTTAGAG AGCATCATGAAGTCTGAATGCCCAACTGAGCTTGCGCCGGCTGATGGGAGGTCTAAGGTGAACGTAAATCTTATCCGTAAAGAAGAAAAATGTCCT GAGTCACTCAAGCGCCCGGCCCCGTTTCAAGGAGGGGGGAGAATTCTCGCGGCACCTTCTGAAAACTCTGCTCCTTCGGATATCACCCCCGCGGCTGCTGCTTCTAGCACTGCGACCACCACCGTGCCCAAGACTATCACAGTGGATGATTCTCTGCCGTCAACCTCTCTCCAGATCAGGTTTGTAGACGGCAGCCGTGTGGTTGCGCGCTTCAACACAAGCCACACGATCAGCGACGTGCGGGCATTCATCAACACAACAAGGCCAGGAGAAACAAGCGACTACACCCTGCAGGTCGGGTTCCCCCCtaagccgctcgacgacgcgacCAAGACCATTGAGGAAGCCGGCGTTGCCAACTCGGTGATCATCCAGAGAGTCTAA